The genomic region ATTCGGGTCTTATACACGGGGCGAACAAAAAAATAAAAGCGATCTGGATATTCTCGTCGAATTCTCGAAACCTATCGATTTCTCCTATGATAAAAAACAATCTACTTATGTATTTTTCAGTATAAAATTCGGGAAGTCCTCGAACACCCATCCATTCTTGAGAGTATCATAGATAATCCCGAGCAGTTTTCGAGCTGTCGCGAT from Brevinematales bacterium harbors:
- a CDS encoding nucleotidyltransferase, giving the protein MSIKGNLDQIKDILLSEKSYLKEKYFISNIGLFGSYTRGEQKNKSDLDILVEFSKPIDFSYDKKQSTYVFFSIKFGKSSNTHPFLRVS